CCTCTGCCTGCTGGGCGACAGGCGAAGAATCACTTGATAACTCCCTAGTCAGTTCATTCCCTCGGAGGCATCAGGCACCGGTCACTATCAGATGACAGGATTCTGGGATagacagaccattggtctgagccagcatggccgttcttgtgttcacTTCCCTCACCATGGCAGCATCGCCCCCTACGGGAACGTCCCAGCAGTTATTTGTTATTGGTACTGTGGCGTCAGGGACCAGAATCccgttgtgccaggtgctgtgtGGGGTAAGAAGAGAAGAGCATCCCCACCGGAAGAGCCCGGGGCAGTAAGATAGGCCAGAGCTGGACTAGGACCTCAGCGACACATCCCAGGACTGCCGAGAGAGATGCTGGGAGGACGTCAGTGATCCTAGGTAGTCAGGCGCTTAGCAGTATCTCTGGGACAGTGGTTGATAAATCACTAAGGCCTCTTCTCCAGAGGTGGCTTACAGTACATGCTGTGGGGTCGCCCACCCGTGTACTGGCTCAAAGCTGAGCCCCGGCAGCCCATGAGGTTGGGCTGAACCCTAACACGAGGGGAGATGGCTCATGGTGCAGGAGGCTCCACGCTACAGGCAGAAATACAAGTTCCAGGTGTGGTGGGCGAGGGCATTTCTCCAGCTTGCTCAGTCTCTTAAGGCCCCAACAGCTGCCCCCACTGCAGTGCCCCGCCCGCCTGGGTTCAGGTTATTCTCCGCCTCCCCCGCTCCGGAGCGTTGCTGCAGAACGTTgctgtgctccaccccagaggtggctgtgcGTCAGCAAAGGATGCAGGCATCCTTGTGAcaggcgagcggggtggctgcagAGGATGACCCTTTGTGCTGGCTGAGTTATACTCCTGAGCTGTCGGCTGTGTGTGTTGCCAGGGATGAGCTCCGATAGCGTGTGGCAGCTGAGCCTCGCTCCCTGCTTGAGAACAGGCTTAGACTGGAGCAGTGAAGGGCTTGTGCGTGCATTGACAGctactccccctctccccctccccagccccgcagTCTCCTGGCCACAGGTCAGCTAGGATCCCAGCTGTCTCCCTTCCTAGCTGTCACCTGCACCCGGGTCCCTGCCGGGACTGGCACACTGAACGGTTTCAGCTCTCCGGGGGTCCTGCAGACAGATGTTCCCACTTGGCCTCTCAcctgctgaggtgggggagggagccgaATGCAGTGCTCCTCCTGCTTgctgctctgctctcccagcctcctggcGCTTGCAGGACGCTGCTGGAGGTGCCGTgctggggcaggacaggcaggcagcAAGCAGCCGCGAGGGCATTTACTGGCCCCAGAAACCAGCCCAATTCTGAGAGAAAGAGTCTTCGTTTCCGGCacctccagctcctcccctctgGACCGGCGCAGtccaggccccagggagcagcgcGGCCAGATCCCAGCCCCATGGCAGTCAATGGAATGACTCCCGGGGCTGTCGATTGGGACCCGTCCCGAAGGTCTCACACCAAAGTTCTCATTCTCAGCCAGGCAGAAGCACAAAATCTTCCTTTCAGTGGAGGGGGGACCCTGGGGCGGCGTGGGCTGCCAGgtgagggggctgaggctgggaccTGTGTGTGGGGTTGTGCCCTCCCCGGGAGAGCCCGGAGGGAACGCACTCCGTCCCTGAGGAGAGGGAGCATTGTGTGCTATGCAGGAGTGGCCTCCTCTCTCCAGCCAACgctgaggggaaaaggcccagccCCCGGTGTCTCGAGGGAGCGGATGGGACCTAGGTTAGGAAAACCCCAACTAGGGTTTAAAACGCTGCCGTACCCAGGGCCGGTTTCCCCAGGGGCAGCATTAAGAGGTGTCGACAGGGCGAGGGCCCTTCCTTAGTGATGTCGTGCCCATTTGCTGAGGCTGGATGTAGGCCTGCAAGGAATCCCAGCAGGAATCCCACAGCCAGTGTCCAAGGCACAGTCCTCCATGTCCCTGACCGCAGCCCGTTTGTTTCATCTCCAGGTACCTGGCCATCCGCTACCCACTGCGCTCCCGGGAACTGCGGACCCCCTGTAACGCGGTCGCCGCCATGGCGGTGATCTGGGGCCTCTCTGTGGTCTTCGCGGGTCCGTACCTGAGCTACTACGACCTGATCGAGTGGGAGGCCAGCTACATCTGCATGCCCGGCTGGGAGGAGTGGAAGCGCAAGATCATAGACACCAGTACGTTTGCCTTTGGCTACGTGATCCCCGTGCTGATCATCAGCCTCTCCTACACCAGGACCATCAAGTACCTGTGGACGGCCGTGGACCCCCTGGAGGACATGTCTGAGTCCAAGAAGGCCAAGCGGAAGGTGACCAAGATGATCATCATAGTGACCATCCTCTTCTGCCTGTGCTGGCTGCCCTACCACGTGGTGATCCTGCGCTACCTCTACGGGGACTTCCCCTTCAACCAGGCCACCTACGCCTTCCGGCTACTCTCTCACTGCATGGCCTACGCCAACTCCTGCCTCAACCCCATCGTCTACGCCCTGGTCTCCAAGCACTTCCGCAAGGGCTTCAAGAAGGTCTTCAGCTGCCTCCTGAGGAAGAAGGCCCGCAACAAGGTCCACGTGGTGCACGCTGCCCACACGGTGCCTGGCTTCGAGGCGGGCTCCACGGAGGTGTCCCAGATGAACGAGGAGAACCACGGGCAGCAGAACGGGTGTGAGCTGGATGCAGGAACCCTCATGGTCCAGTCAGGCACCTCCAGGCCTCTTTGCATCTCCTAGTAGTGAGGCTCTGTGCTCTTGGGCAGCTGCACCGTGTGGCCAGCGGCAGGGAGAGGCCTCTGCTCGCTGGATGATGGAGAGGACGTGAGGGACAGTCCCAGAGAGCCCCACGCCTACCCCCGGACTTCAGTTTCTCCTGGCAGGCCATGGGCCCAGCGGTGTCCGAGCACTGCTACGGAGTGTCCCATGTGAGAATGGGCCTGCCAGGGAAGGAACAGACCTGGGCTTACACCAGAGCCACGGCCCTGCTGGACTAAAGTTCCCTGCCTTTGTGAACGGAGCAGAGACTGGCAGCACCGGCCCAGCTCCTCTGATTGCGCCCAGGTTGGCTGTCAGTgctctctgctctctgctccttcGTTGCAGCCTCGCTCACTAATGCCCATCCCTGccttgctctggctgggcagcTCTGCTTTTTGCCTCATTGACGtggcttcttgttctgccagCGTTTCTTCCCATCTCCTGCTCCTGACACAGTGTGGCTGGGGGCAGCTTCCCAGCCCCGTGCTCGTCCCCCTGCACTCATGCGCTGGCAGGACCTCAGCAGCCTACGGGCAGATGGTTGCTGGGACGACTGTGCCAGTTTATTGATTAGGCGAGGGGCCTCGCTCGGAGAGGAGAGCACAGAAACTCAGACCGTGCGCATTTCCCACCACACCACTGACTCCACTGTCCCAGCCACGTGCTCGTCCCCCTGCACCCATGACCGTGACCACGTGCTTGCCTTCAGACCCATGATCCTTGCCCACTtactccccaccagccctgcacagccagctcctgcccacaTGCCCCCCCCAAGGGTGTTGTTCACCCTGAAACACCTGCCACGGGCCCAGCTCCAAGCATGGGGAGAATCCTCCCAGCGCAGCCTTTCTGTTTGATCTGCCCACTTCCCCGGCGCAGCCTTCCTCGGTGCTTGTGCTCTGCAGTGCAGGCGGGTCCTCAGCAGCCTACGGGCAGATGGTTGCTGGGACGACTGTGCCAGTTTACTGATTAGGCCGTGGCAAGCCCGACACTGTAACCTGTGTGCCCCCCTGCAAGTAATCCCAGCACAGGCGCTCGGCTGCATCTGGGGCTGCCCGTGCCAGGGCTCTCCTTTGCACACGCGAGGGGCTCTCCTTTGCACGCGCGAGGGAGACGGGGCTGTACTGACTGTAGAAGTGTCTCTCTAACCCCCAGCAAATAAAGGCGGTTTCCTAATTTGGATAGCGATGGGTCCTCTGTCGCTGTTTGTTGAGCCAGGAGCAGCGATGAGTCCAGGCTGCAAAATCCAATCCGGGAAGGTAAAAAGGCAACCAGGACAGGGCCTTTTGAATGCTGGATcagcctcttctcccacccccactcctctgcccccagcccctgggaatGCTGgatccctgggcagcccctgcggGGAGGGAGAAGACGGCACTGCTACTGCTTTGTGAGCGCCCTGAGCTTGGTCCATGCCACATTGTTTGGATCAACCCCTCCCTGGCTCACAGCGCATGGCAAAGCCCCTTCTTCTCACCAGCACTTTCCAGTTTCCTGCCAGCGGTCACGTGTGCAGAGCGCACTGGGCTAGCAGACATCTGTAGGACTGCCTCCtcccctggtgta
The nucleotide sequence above comes from Pelodiscus sinensis isolate JC-2024 chromosome 16, ASM4963464v1, whole genome shotgun sequence. Encoded proteins:
- the LOC102445733 gene encoding galanin receptor 2b-like, which codes for MTEHEDFASLAGYWNASDSSQFSPASIIVPVVFSLIFLLGTVGNSLVLAVLLRNGQMGHNTTNLFILNLSLADFFFIIFCVPFQATIYSLEGWVFGSFMCKAVHFFIYLTMYASSFTLAAVSVDRYLAIRYPLRSRELRTPCNAVAAMAVIWGLSVVFAGPYLSYYDLIEWEASYICMPGWEEWKRKIIDTSTFAFGYVIPVLIISLSYTRTIKYLWTAVDPLEDMSESKKAKRKVTKMIIIVTILFCLCWLPYHVVILRYLYGDFPFNQATYAFRLLSHCMAYANSCLNPIVYALVSKHFRKGFKKVFSCLLRKKARNKVHVVHAAHTVPGFEAGSTEVSQMNEENHGQQNGCELDAGTLMVQSGTSRPLCIS